A region from the Pirellulales bacterium genome encodes:
- a CDS encoding DUF2306 domain-containing protein — MAIESVAQAESNEDLVTRSQVSWETTTAEVGTNRLVGPLNLVMHTICSAAARRILSVVAALLILKVTGSVLLNYRDYIPPNFDSGFLRGREAYFAGSYHWVFYAHIVSGPLALILGLVLLSEYVRQWFPRWHRVLGRLQVLGVLLFVAPSGLWMAFHAEAGPIAACGFATLAIATAICTAMGWRSAVKRRFAEHRRWMWRSFLLLSSAVVLRMLGGLATVTGVGALWIDQVTPWASWLVPIVVFDLCDGGNRLRNRAFIRSVRASAEQ, encoded by the coding sequence TTGGCAATTGAATCCGTTGCTCAGGCCGAGTCCAATGAGGATCTAGTCACTCGGTCGCAAGTCAGTTGGGAAACAACCACGGCCGAAGTCGGAACGAACCGTCTCGTCGGACCATTGAATCTTGTGATGCACACCATCTGCTCGGCCGCGGCGCGGCGTATTCTCTCGGTCGTGGCGGCACTGTTGATACTTAAGGTTACCGGCAGTGTACTGCTGAATTATCGCGATTATATTCCACCGAACTTCGATTCCGGTTTTCTGCGCGGGCGGGAAGCATACTTCGCAGGCAGTTATCATTGGGTGTTCTATGCCCATATCGTGTCCGGGCCCCTCGCGCTCATCCTGGGACTGGTGCTGCTCAGTGAATATGTTCGGCAATGGTTTCCTCGATGGCATCGTGTGCTGGGGCGTTTGCAAGTCCTCGGAGTCTTATTGTTCGTGGCGCCCAGTGGTCTGTGGATGGCGTTTCATGCCGAGGCGGGGCCGATCGCGGCCTGCGGATTTGCTACTTTGGCCATAGCCACGGCAATTTGCACGGCCATGGGATGGCGATCGGCAGTGAAACGGCGATTTGCTGAACATCGTCGCTGGATGTGGCGGAGCTTCTTGCTCCTCAGTTCAGCCGTGGTGCTCAGAATGCTCGGCGGGCTTGCCACCGTGACCGGTGTTGGGGCACTGTGGATCGATCAAGTGACGCCGTGGGCCAGTTGGCTGGTACCGATCGTGGTGTTTGACTTGTGCGATGGTGGGAATCGATTGCGCAATCGAGCATTCATTCGATCCGTCCGCGCGAGCGCCGAACAGTAG
- a CDS encoding SRPBCC family protein, with protein MPTESHDTTRRGHVFIEGDRATIVFKRLLHHAPELVWEAITNPADLREWLMCSSATIEGRVGGAVDMVAGPAQFHVTGKVLTWQPPRIYEHEWNVAPVPPMPNGENAIFRYELMPQGSDTLLTVTYRRLTQQTARGFAPGTHVLLDRLEAQLDHRPLPNWMPLFEELLALYPEWTK; from the coding sequence ATGCCCACCGAATCGCACGATACGACGCGCCGAGGACACGTATTCATCGAAGGGGATCGCGCCACGATCGTCTTCAAGCGTCTGCTGCATCACGCGCCGGAGCTGGTCTGGGAAGCCATCACCAATCCCGCCGACCTGCGCGAGTGGCTGATGTGTTCGTCGGCCACGATCGAGGGGCGCGTCGGCGGCGCGGTCGATATGGTGGCCGGACCCGCCCAGTTTCACGTGACCGGCAAAGTTCTCACCTGGCAGCCGCCGCGCATCTACGAACATGAATGGAATGTCGCCCCGGTGCCTCCCATGCCCAACGGCGAGAACGCGATTTTCCGCTACGAATTAATGCCGCAAGGAAGCGATACGCTGCTGACGGTTACCTACCGCCGACTTACGCAGCAGACGGCCCGCGGCTTTGCCCCCGGCACGCACGTGTTGCTCGATCGGCTCGAGGCGCAGTTGGACCATCGGCCGCTGCCGAACTGGATGCCGCTCTTCGAGGAACTTCTCGCGCTCTATCCGGAATGGACGAAGTAA
- a CDS encoding DUF1559 domain-containing protein: MSINSGTSPDNFNESAQQKPRFWLTALIVLGILALLACLLLPAVRNARPAARRAQCGNNLKQIALALLSYERDYHALPPAYTVDAVGRPLHSWRTLILPYLEQRNLYETIDLSKAWDDPANAEACQTPLTMFHCPAADIPQNHTTYLASVATNGCFRLTEPRHLSEISDGMPETLMVIEVAPQQSVPWMAPTDADESLVMGLRPASKLAHNGGVNAAFCDGRVVFINANLPAAARRVVISISDGDHVADDNE, encoded by the coding sequence ATGTCCATAAATTCAGGCACAAGCCCGGACAACTTCAACGAATCTGCGCAGCAGAAGCCAAGATTCTGGCTCACTGCGTTGATCGTGCTCGGTATTCTAGCCTTGCTCGCCTGCTTACTATTGCCGGCCGTACGCAACGCGCGGCCAGCCGCCCGCCGCGCACAATGCGGAAACAATCTCAAGCAAATTGCGCTCGCGCTGCTTAGTTATGAACGCGATTACCATGCCTTGCCACCTGCCTACACAGTCGACGCAGTCGGCAGGCCCCTGCATAGTTGGCGAACGCTGATCCTGCCCTATCTTGAGCAGCGAAACCTCTACGAGACGATCGACCTGTCGAAAGCCTGGGACGATCCTGCGAACGCGGAAGCCTGCCAAACCCCGCTAACGATGTTTCATTGTCCCGCAGCCGACATTCCACAGAACCACACCACTTACCTGGCAAGCGTGGCAACTAACGGCTGCTTTCGTCTGACAGAGCCCAGGCATTTGTCTGAAATCAGCGACGGAATGCCGGAAACGCTGATGGTGATCGAAGTCGCGCCTCAGCAGTCGGTCCCTTGGATGGCTCCCACGGATGCTGATGAATCGCTCGTGATGGGTCTGAGGCCGGCATCCAAGCTGGCACACAACGGTGGAGTGAATGCGGCATTTTGCGATGGCAGAGTCGTTTTTATTAACGCTAATTTGCCTGCTGCTGCACGCCGCGTCGTTATTTCGATTAGCGATGGGGACCACGTTGCAGACGATAACGAGTAG
- a CDS encoding BlaI/MecI/CopY family transcriptional regulator, whose product MTHETRPALSDAERQVLMALWDHGPDTVREIHELLSGQGQQWTRSTVITLLQRLERKGYVASDRSQFAFVFRAAVSREDVMHQRLTEVAQELSAGEAAPLVLAFAERHRFTAAEIQRFRQMIDQMEAKRTPRRKPGK is encoded by the coding sequence ATGACCCACGAAACGCGACCGGCGCTCAGCGATGCAGAACGCCAGGTCCTCATGGCCCTCTGGGATCACGGGCCGGATACCGTTCGTGAAATTCACGAGCTGCTCAGCGGGCAGGGGCAGCAGTGGACCCGCTCGACCGTGATCACGCTCTTGCAGCGGCTCGAACGCAAGGGCTACGTGGCCAGCGACCGCAGCCAATTCGCCTTCGTGTTTCGCGCAGCGGTCTCGCGCGAGGACGTCATGCACCAGCGACTGACCGAAGTCGCCCAGGAGCTTTCCGCCGGCGAAGCAGCTCCCTTGGTGCTGGCCTTTGCCGAACGGCATCGCTTCACCGCCGCAGAGATTCAGCGCTTTCGCCAGATGATCGACCAAATGGAAGCCAAACGTACCCCGCGGCGCAAGCCGGGCAAGTGA
- a CDS encoding dihydrofolate reductase family protein: MRKLKLIEHISLDGVIQAGTDTDGNFPYGDWSGPYRTPAGLAMILSEWGERFDLLLGRRTYDMWSGFWPKAPKSPMADRLNAATKYVVTHRPESLEWGPFKGIGPDLVESVRAIKAKDGPDLILSGSSTLTSALLEHGLADEMLLLVNPVLLGQGKRLFAAGTPARAFAFESTKTSPTGILANCYKFVGPLQNLR, encoded by the coding sequence ATGCGAAAGCTGAAACTCATCGAACATATCTCGCTCGACGGCGTGATCCAGGCCGGTACGGACACCGACGGCAATTTCCCCTATGGCGACTGGAGCGGGCCGTATCGCACTCCTGCTGGTTTAGCGATGATCCTTTCGGAATGGGGCGAGAGATTCGATCTGCTGCTTGGCCGCCGAACCTACGATATGTGGTCGGGTTTTTGGCCTAAGGCACCGAAGAGCCCGATGGCGGACAGGCTGAATGCGGCGACGAAGTATGTCGTAACCCACCGGCCAGAGAGCCTGGAATGGGGTCCGTTCAAGGGCATTGGTCCTGACCTCGTGGAAAGTGTTCGCGCCATCAAGGCGAAGGACGGGCCAGACCTGATCCTGTCGGGCAGCTCGACGCTGACTTCGGCGCTGCTCGAGCATGGGCTCGCGGACGAGATGCTGCTGCTAGTCAATCCTGTCCTGCTGGGCCAAGGGAAGCGTCTTTTCGCGGCCGGAACTCCGGCGCGTGCATTTGCGTTCGAGAGCACGAAAACTTCGCCAACGGGCATACTCGCCAACTGCTACAAGTTCGTTGGACCGTTGCAAAATCTGAGATAA
- a CDS encoding serine hydrolase domain-containing protein: MSTHAMNGGKTTGGGLSKSRLGRLHDCMAGYVARGEVPGLVTLVSRRGETQVNTIGAKTLGGDPMRRDTIFRIASMTKPVTAAAAMILVEECNLRLDDPVDRWLPELANRRVLTRLDSPLDDTVPSVRPITLRDLLTFRLGSGIVMARPGTYPIQKGIDEVLRGLAPPHPQSPPAPDEWIRRFGALPLLHQPGERWTYHIGSDVLGVLVARAAGKPLDVFLRERIFEPLGMKDTGFSVPTAQIDRLATSYAADPATGGLTVYDSAVGGDWAKPPAFPAGGGGLVSTVDDYLAFAQMLLHYGKVGAERILSRPSVELMTADHLTREQKALSGLTAGYFDSHGWGFGVSIVTRRDDVAGSIGTYGWNGGLGTTWTSDPCEQMITILLTQRAFTSPVPPDVCLDFATMAYQSIDD, encoded by the coding sequence GTGAGCACTCACGCGATGAATGGCGGAAAGACTACTGGCGGTGGCCTGTCGAAGTCACGGCTTGGCCGGCTTCACGATTGCATGGCTGGATATGTGGCTCGTGGCGAGGTGCCTGGCCTGGTGACGCTGGTCAGCCGGCGTGGCGAAACGCAAGTCAATACGATTGGCGCGAAGACGCTCGGCGGCGATCCGATGCGCCGCGACACAATCTTTCGCATCGCTTCGATGACTAAACCGGTCACTGCCGCGGCTGCCATGATCCTGGTCGAAGAGTGTAATTTGCGGCTGGACGACCCGGTCGATCGTTGGCTGCCCGAGTTGGCAAATCGTCGCGTGCTCACGCGGCTCGACAGCCCGCTCGACGATACGGTGCCCTCCGTGCGGCCGATCACGCTCCGCGATTTGCTGACGTTTCGGCTCGGATCGGGCATCGTGATGGCCCGGCCCGGAACGTATCCGATTCAAAAGGGGATCGATGAAGTACTGCGAGGTCTTGCGCCGCCCCATCCCCAATCGCCTCCGGCGCCCGACGAATGGATCCGCCGTTTCGGCGCGCTGCCGCTATTGCACCAGCCGGGCGAGCGGTGGACGTATCATATCGGATCGGACGTGCTGGGCGTGTTGGTCGCGCGGGCGGCGGGCAAGCCGCTGGACGTTTTTTTGCGCGAGCGCATCTTCGAGCCGTTGGGGATGAAAGACACGGGCTTTAGCGTGCCGACAGCACAGATCGATCGCCTGGCGACAAGCTATGCGGCGGATCCCGCGACGGGCGGGCTGACCGTTTATGATTCGGCCGTGGGAGGAGATTGGGCCAAGCCGCCTGCGTTTCCGGCCGGCGGCGGAGGATTGGTGTCGACGGTCGACGATTACCTGGCCTTCGCGCAAATGCTGCTCCATTACGGCAAGGTCGGCGCCGAGCGGATCCTTTCGCGCCCGTCGGTCGAATTGATGACGGCCGATCATTTGACCCGCGAGCAGAAGGCCCTCTCGGGCCTGACCGCGGGCTATTTCGATAGCCACGGCTGGGGATTCGGCGTTTCGATCGTGACGCGGCGTGACGATGTAGCCGGCAGCATCGGCACATACGGCTGGAACGGCGGGCTGGGGACGACTTGGACTTCGGACCCGTGCGAGCAGATGATCACGATCCTGTTGACGCAGCGCGCGTTCACGTCGCCCGTCCCGCCGGACGTGTGCCTCGACTTCGCCACAATGGCCTATCAATCGATCGACGATTGA
- a CDS encoding metalloregulator ArsR/SmtB family transcription factor — MRPAQENDVFHAIAHPARRTMLALLRQGERRASDLAEPFGISFSAISQHLKILKDADLVSERREGRQRIYHLRSAPLKEVWAWANEFQDFFAARLDALEKHLDKKHKKKRL; from the coding sequence ATGCGCCCCGCTCAAGAGAATGACGTATTCCATGCGATCGCGCATCCGGCCCGCCGCACGATGCTCGCCCTGCTCAGGCAGGGGGAACGTCGGGCGAGCGACCTGGCCGAGCCGTTCGGCATTTCCTTCTCGGCCATATCGCAACACTTGAAGATCCTTAAGGACGCCGACCTCGTTTCCGAACGTCGCGAGGGACGCCAGCGGATCTATCACCTTCGCTCAGCACCGCTCAAAGAGGTGTGGGCCTGGGCGAACGAGTTCCAAGACTTCTTCGCCGCGCGGCTCGACGCTCTGGAGAAACATCTCGATAAAAAACATAAGAAGAAAAGACTCTAG
- a CDS encoding M56 family metallopeptidase, translating into MTIWWWVAQHVATTALLVAAVALVCRLIPTRPALEHALWLVVLLKFLLPPVVVWPVAAPDFPSLLADRVESLTPTGDINASEIQPERAPRSDNKSRLAGQPSDTGHEVDLAEQPSTAKPLAAAMTSEFAVAGTSPNAIGPAADVSADTVTYDTKPYAPRSAVALALRSWGTEFTPVRLLCIAWLVGSVVVSIRHMRMITRYARLVREATAAPDYLSAESVRLAREFGVRQIPLFVVDGNSSPFVWCLGRLKLIWPATLADQTEFARWQGIMAHELAHVRRGDHWTAWLELTAGIIWWWNPLYLFTRRRLRESAEIACDALAVSTLPDGRRAYAEAFLALSLPPCSLEPVPALGVRSRDRKSFERRLSMILSHRVVSKISLPGLVTVAVLAIVAAPSWTRGQVEPASKPTAPTVEAVGPASNVPLVTTIVEEPGYLGAAVLPAVTENPSAGPQASATPAPAASTLAAVETDGATEPVTTPAANSDADPWPAATDEPKIKVIVGTTSEIVTPKKVISRAQILDLAIATVTQTAVHKIELKGRKIGSTTLNLWDDENNLKSFDVVVQTAAKNPQDVDTILLKSTGIVLKNPVVAAAAAPRSGSSTALLAGAQPAAPKAPVAVTLESATYPTQLSTPAVESAQPVPSAKTTTVVAAAAGSVEQLDVTSLGIALIEARGELNLAENQVSGLAEKYEHVGTNTSAMEIKAAKIQRETAKQKLDFLTKIVQTAYDEAMRELGDQRKLVARTKLLASQRAISSQQLEEAHRQLNTAAARLKALEAFPGIKIDDVTTESNERRR; encoded by the coding sequence ATGACTATCTGGTGGTGGGTCGCGCAGCACGTGGCAACAACCGCTCTGTTGGTGGCCGCGGTCGCGCTTGTTTGTCGCCTGATTCCTACGCGCCCCGCGCTCGAGCATGCCTTATGGCTGGTCGTGCTGTTGAAGTTTCTGCTGCCGCCCGTGGTTGTGTGGCCCGTCGCGGCCCCCGATTTCCCGTCGCTGTTGGCTGATCGCGTGGAATCGCTTACACCAACAGGCGACATCAATGCGTCGGAAATCCAGCCAGAACGAGCGCCGCGGTCCGATAACAAATCACGCCTGGCAGGGCAGCCGAGCGACACTGGTCACGAAGTCGATCTGGCCGAGCAACCATCCACGGCAAAACCCTTGGCGGCAGCAATGACTTCCGAGTTTGCCGTCGCCGGAACATCCCCAAACGCGATCGGACCCGCGGCGGATGTCTCAGCAGACACGGTCACGTACGACACAAAGCCGTATGCGCCACGCTCGGCCGTCGCGCTGGCCCTACGATCCTGGGGTACAGAGTTCACGCCCGTTCGCTTGCTGTGCATCGCGTGGCTGGTTGGCAGCGTCGTGGTGTCGATCCGACATATGCGCATGATCACACGCTACGCCCGCTTGGTGCGCGAGGCCACGGCCGCGCCTGATTACCTGTCGGCCGAGAGCGTGCGGCTGGCCCGCGAGTTTGGCGTGCGGCAGATTCCACTCTTCGTCGTCGACGGGAACTCGTCGCCGTTCGTGTGGTGCTTGGGCCGTTTGAAGTTGATTTGGCCAGCGACGCTCGCCGACCAAACCGAGTTCGCGCGCTGGCAGGGCATCATGGCCCACGAGTTGGCCCACGTACGCCGTGGCGATCACTGGACAGCCTGGCTCGAGCTCACGGCTGGCATCATCTGGTGGTGGAACCCGCTCTACCTGTTCACGCGCCGGCGGCTGCGCGAATCGGCGGAGATCGCCTGCGATGCCTTGGCCGTCAGCACGCTGCCTGACGGGCGACGTGCCTATGCCGAGGCCTTTCTGGCACTCTCGCTGCCCCCCTGCTCGTTGGAACCTGTGCCCGCGTTGGGCGTGCGCTCGCGCGACCGTAAATCCTTTGAAAGGAGGCTGTCGATGATCCTCTCTCACCGTGTGGTCAGCAAGATCTCGTTGCCGGGGCTGGTCACGGTTGCCGTGCTGGCGATTGTCGCGGCGCCCAGTTGGACGCGTGGCCAGGTCGAACCGGCAAGCAAGCCCACGGCACCAACGGTGGAGGCAGTGGGGCCCGCATCGAACGTGCCACTTGTCACAACGATAGTGGAAGAACCGGGCTACTTGGGCGCAGCAGTGCTACCGGCAGTAACCGAAAATCCATCCGCCGGCCCACAAGCAAGTGCAACCCCGGCCCCGGCCGCTTCGACCCTCGCCGCCGTTGAAACTGACGGTGCCACCGAGCCTGTCACTACGCCCGCCGCTAACTCTGACGCCGACCCTTGGCCGGCAGCGACCGACGAACCCAAGATCAAAGTCATCGTCGGCACGACCAGCGAGATCGTCACGCCCAAAAAAGTGATCTCCCGGGCTCAGATCTTGGACCTAGCCATCGCCACTGTCACGCAGACTGCCGTCCATAAAATTGAGCTCAAGGGGCGCAAAATCGGTTCGACCACGCTGAACTTGTGGGACGACGAGAACAATCTGAAATCGTTCGATGTTGTCGTCCAGACGGCGGCCAAGAATCCGCAGGACGTCGACACCATTTTATTGAAGTCAACCGGCATCGTATTGAAAAACCCTGTCGTGGCGGCCGCCGCAGCGCCGCGCTCCGGCTCGTCCACGGCGCTCCTCGCGGGGGCACAGCCGGCTGCTCCGAAAGCCCCGGTCGCTGTCACGCTGGAATCGGCAACGTACCCCACTCAGCTGTCGACTCCTGCTGTCGAAAGCGCGCAGCCCGTACCGTCGGCCAAAACCACGACGGTCGTGGCGGCGGCCGCAGGATCGGTCGAACAGCTTGACGTCACGAGCTTGGGCATCGCGCTGATCGAAGCCCGCGGCGAATTGAACCTTGCCGAAAATCAGGTGAGCGGTCTGGCCGAGAAGTACGAACACGTCGGGACGAACACCTCCGCCATGGAAATAAAGGCCGCGAAAATCCAACGCGAGACGGCCAAACAGAAGCTGGATTTTCTGACCAAGATCGTCCAGACGGCGTACGATGAAGCGATGCGCGAGCTGGGCGACCAACGCAAGCTCGTCGCTCGCACAAAGTTGCTGGCCTCGCAACGCGCCATCTCGTCACAACAACTTGAAGAGGCGCACCGCCAGCTCAATACCGCTGCCGCCCGATTGAAAGCCCTCGAGGCATTCCCCGGGATCAAGATTGATGACGTTACGACCGAGTCCAACGAACGGCGCCGCTAA